From the Pieris napi chromosome 20, ilPieNapi1.2, whole genome shotgun sequence genome, one window contains:
- the LOC125059526 gene encoding influenza virus NS1A-binding protein homolog B-like, with protein sequence MEIGDEYRNGDGRSGASGASRSDDSADEEESALEAELSLEEPDAAARTLHALNALRKARQHYDVTLLARGVELPAHRALLAALSPAMLASLPAAATATPLRLDVDPDALHALLDYAYTGRLRVKDATAARRLYRAAALLRVESARAHLADRLLRRITPQDCLTLRSLPDLAPPHRRQLDAYVAQHFDEVWGSSALAALPLVRLELLRETSADSCGERAATLASAALAWLRASPSEPTELAARSHLLYVDAGGALRDCGDLPAARGDAPDLEEYKKRARERDREAPRPAAGAEDEGAVVAAKTAEGGARAVLILRGALVAAQVAWRGVSASDTPRGGRLAAPAVDDDSAELPTEEGPTRARMSVGRCAVGAAELGGRLVVCGGYDSARVLRSAEAYDPEADVWAPLPDMRRARARFPAARLGARLYVLGGSDGYSELDSVDVLSDGAWVGVAALPVARQYAAAAAHEARGELYVVGGSAGGRSLRAVHRYDAAADAWSDAPPLATGRSQCAAAVWAGALWALGGCDEWRCLASTETLALDGAEAGAWSAGPALPSARRSVGACVWRGALWAAGGSAGAASLRCTVLLAARGATWRPGPSLRRPRAAPALVPVGASLFAAGGYSGKRFLSCVECLHEPDGVWTTLLESVEVTPDATRLSLTPSGRETEEAV encoded by the exons ATGGAGATCGGCGACGAGTACAGAAATGGAGACG GACGCAGTGGCGCGTCGGGAGCGTCCCGGTCCGACGACAGCGCGGACGAAGAGGAGAGTGCGCTCGAGGCCGAGCTGTCTTTGGAGGAACCCGATGCCGCCGCGCGCACTCTGCACGCCCTCAACGCGTTACGCAAAGCGCGTCAGCACTACGACGTGACGCTTCTGGCGCGCGGTGTCGAGCTTCCCGCGCACCGGGCTCTGCTGGCCGCACTTTCGCCCGCAATGCTCGCTTCACTGCCGGCCGCCGCCACCGCGACGCCGCTGCGTCTCGACGTCGACCCGGACGCGCTGCACGCGCTGCTCGACTACGCGTACACGGGTCGTCTAAGAGTGAAAGACGCGACCGCGGCGCGTCGCCTCTACCGGGCCGCGGCGCTTCTGCGCGTCGAGTCGGCCCGCGCTCATCTGGCCGATCGTTTGCTCCGCCGCATCACGCCTCAGGATTGCCTGACGCTTCGCTCCCTTCCGGATCTGGCTCCGCCTCACAGGCGACAGCTGGACGCGTACGTCGCGCAGCACTTCGACGAGGTGTGGGGCTCGAGCGCGTTGGCGGCCCTTCCCCTCGTCCGCTTGGAGCTCTTGCGCGAGACGAGCGCCGACTCCTGCGGCGAGAGGGCCGCCACGCTGGCTAGTGCCGCGTTGGCGTGGCTCCGCGCGTCTCCGTCGGAGCCGACCGAGCTGGCCGCGCGGTCCCACCTACTGTACGTGGACGCGGGTGGCGCGCTTCGGGACTGCGGCGATCTACCGGCGGCGCGCGGGGACGCCCCGGATCTCGAGGAGTACAAGAAGAGAGCGCGCGAGCGGGACCGCGAGGCTCCGCGGCCGGCGGCGGGGGCGGAGGACGAGGGCGCCGTAGTAGCGGCGAAGACGGCCGAGGGGGGGGCGCGAGCCGTGCTGATTCTGCGAGGAGCGCTCGTGGCCGCGCAGGTGGCGTGGCGAGGCGTCAGCGCCTCGGACACGCCCCGCGGGGGCCGCCTAGCCGCGCCCGCCGTCGACGACGACTCCGCCGAACTTCCGACCGAG GAGGGCCCGACGCGCGCCCGCATGTCTGTCGGGCGTTGCGCGGTGGGCGCCGCCGAGCTGGGCGGCAGACTCGTGGTGTGCGGCGGCTACGACAGCGCGCGAGTGCTACGAAGCGCCGAGGCCTACGACCCCGAGGCCGACGTCTGGGCGCCGTTACCGGACATGCGCCGCGCGAGGGCGCGTTTTCCCGCCGCCCGCCTCGGCGCCCGCCTCTACGTGCTCGGCGGCTCCGACGGTTACTCGGAGCTCGACTCGGTCGACGTGCTGTCGGACGGCGCGTGGGTCGGCGTCGCCGCGCTGCCGGTGGCCCGACAGTACGCGGCGGCGGCGGCGCACGAAGCGCGCGGCGAATTGTACGTGGTCGGCGGGTCGGCAGGGGGCCGCTCGCTACGCGCCGTGCATCGTTACGACGCCGCCGCGGACGCCTGGAGCGACGCTCCGCCGCTCGCGACCGGCCGCTCGCAATGCGCCGCGGCGGTGTGGGCCGGGGCGCTCTGGGCGCTCGGCGGGTGCGACGAGTGGCGCTGCCTCGCGTCCACCGAGACCCTCGCGCTCGACGGGGCCGAAGCGGGCGCGTGGAGCGCGGGGCCGGCGCTGCCGTCGGCGCGGCGCAGCGTCGGAGCGTGCGTGTGGCGCGGGGCACTGTGGGCGGCGGGCGGTTCGGCGGGGGCGGCCTCGTTGCGTTGCACGGTCCTGCTGGCGGCTCGGGGCGCCACCTGGCGGCCGGGGCCCTCGCTTCGGCGGCCTCGGGCGGCACCCGCGCTGGTGCCGGTGGGCGCGTCGCTGTTCGCGGCGGGCGGATATTCGGGCAAGCGGTTCCTGTCTTGCGTCGAGTGCCTCCACGAGCCGGACGGAGTTTGGACGACGCTCCTCGAGTCCGTCGAGGTGACGCCGGACGCGACGCGTCTCTCTCTGACTCCGTCGGGGCGGGAGACCGAAGAGGCCGTCTGA
- the LOC125059751 gene encoding uncharacterized serine-rich protein C215.13-like, whose protein sequence is FPEWYRPGNKNNNFKADTKFINAVSTESSVRHRNAVPTASYKNSVSSASYNNTTPTESSASRKNIVSTASYKNTVSSASYKNTVSSASYKKATSAVSTASHKNTVSTESSASRKNTVSSASHRNIISAVSSASYNNSTSAVSSASYSKTVFTEPSVSRRNTVSTASSVSSVSTVSTASSASSVSTVSTASSASSVSTVSTASSASTASSVSTASSVSSTLCRNTASSVSTVPTASSISSVSSTLGRNTTTSRSTASSVSSVSSTSVEPTVSTVSSVSSTSVEPTVSTVSSLSTVPKTLAFTVSTTSTISKPIMSTMPTVSLLSNDLPEKIYKINTNSKRYLPCVVLRTSKSYQPINLLVDTGSSISSFRNPKE, encoded by the exons TTTCCCGAATGGTATCGCCcgggaaataaaaataataatttcaaagcCGATACCAAATTTATTAACGCTGTATCCACTGAATCCTCTGTACGACACAGAAACGCTGTACCCACTGCATCATATAAAAACTCTGTTTCCTCTGCATCATATAATAACACTACACCCACTGAATCCTCTGCATCACGTAAAAACATTGTATCCACTGCATCATATAAAAACACTGTATCCTCTGCATCATATAAAAACACTGTATCCTCTGCATCATATAAAAAAGCTACATCCGCCGTATCCACTGCATCACATAAAAACACTGTATCCACTGAATCATCTGCATCACGTAAAAACACTGTATCCTCTGCGTCACACAGAAACATCATATCCGCTGTATCCTCTGCATCATACAACAACAGTACATCCGCCGTATCCTCTGCATCATATAGTAAGACCGTATTCACTGAACCCTCTGTATCGCGAAGAAACACTGTATCCACTGCATCCTCTGTATCCTCTGTATCCACTGTATCCACTGCATCCTCTGCATCCTCTGTATCCACTGTATCCACTGCATCCTCTGCATCCTCTGTATCCACTGTATCCACTGCATCCTCTGCATCCACTGCATCCTCTGTATCCACTGCATCCTCTGTATCCTCTACATTATGTAGAAACACTGCATCCTCTGTATCCACTGTACCCACTGCATCCTCTATATCCTCTGTATCCTCTACATTAGGTAGAAACACTACAACCTCTAGATCCACTGCATCCTCTGTATCCTCTGTTTCCTCTACATCCGTTGAACCCACTGTGTCCACTGTATCCTCTGTTTCCTCTACATCCGTTGAACCCACTGTGTCCACTGTATCCTCTTTATCCACAGTTCCCAAAACTCTCGCATTTACTGTATCAACTACGTCAACCATTTCTAAACCTATAATGAGCACTATGCCCACTGTTTCACTATTATCAAATGATCTtcctgaaaaaatatataaaattaatacgaaTTCTAAAAGATATTTACCTTGTGTTGTATTACGAACCTCTAAATCCTATCAACCTATAAATCTCTTAGTCGACACTGGATCCTCTATAT CAAGCTTTCGAAATCCTAAAGAGTAA
- the LOC125059528 gene encoding serine/threonine-protein phosphatase 2A regulatory subunit B'' subunit gamma-like: MSEIKKENKSVETQKSCTSNLPPVVDEGEINNKLKDRLRKYIKKLDKSGTSITKEESDKIEVETFKQLYKPKFDGIEETYKKVPKFYFKLPRSDDMLSQKLREETRAQFLQKKSKELLDNGELKHLWSLLEKSNGSYSMSNSDELTIDYLQYRKIRDEAGPKYRPYFTAEIFGRLQAAEGGIGRVRGVSLFNYVMRRVWLQQTRIGLSLYDVTGQGYLTEHDLESYIAELVPSLAALDGLDSSFTSFYVCTAARKFLFFLDPLRVGRVRIRDVLSCSFLDDLLELREEDLPMELQEQNWFSAASALRVYGQYLNLDRDHNGMLSINELAGYGSGTLTRAFLQRVFQQCLTYDGEIDYKTYLDLVLALENRRQPAALAYLFRVLDINSQGFLDAFTLNYFFKAIQEQMVAHGADPVNFDDVKDEIFDMIRPEDPSKITLQDLVRSGQGHTAVSILLELHGFWAYENREALAAAGDHS; encoded by the exons atgtcagaaataaaaaaggaaaacaAGAGTGTTGAGACACAAAAGAGCTGCACGTCGAATTTACCGCCTGTTGTTGACGAGGGcgaaattaacaataaacttaaGGATCGTTTAAGAAAATACATTAAGAAGTTAGACA aGTCTGGAACAAGCATAACCAAGGAAGAGAGTGACAAAATTGAAGTCGAGACCTTCAAACAACTATATAAACCAAAATTTGATGGTATTGaagaaacttataaaaaagttCCAAAATTTTACTTCAAACTTCCTCGATCTGATGATATGCTATCACAGAAGTTAAGAGAGGAGACCCGAGCTCAGTTTCTTCAAAAGAAAAGTAAAGAGTTACTTGACAATGGGGAATTGAAACATTTATGGAGTTTGCTTGAGAAATCAAATGGGAGTTACAGTATGTCAAATAGTGATGAGCTGACTATTGATTATTTACAGTATAGGAAAATAAGGGATGAAGCAGGGCCTAAATATAG ACCCTACTTCACTGCCGAGATATTTGGCCGTCTTCAAGCAGCAGAAGGTGGTATAGGACGGGTTAGAGGTGTGTCCCTGTTCAACTATGTCATGAGACGTGTTTGGTTACAGCAGACTAGAATAGGACTATCTTTGTATGATGTCACTGGACAGGGATATCTCACTGAACAT GACCTAGAGAGCTATATAGCTGAGTTAGTCCCATCTCTAGCAGCCCTAGATGGTCTAGACTCATCATTCACATCATTCTATGTGTGCACAGCGGCAAGAAAGTTTCTCTTCTTTTTGGACCCACTGCGAGTTGGAAGAGTAAGGATACGAGATGTGCTTTcttgctcttttcttgatgaTTTACTAGAG ttaagagAAGAAGACCTGCCGATGGAGCTCCAGGAACAAAACTGGTTCAGCGCAGCATCAGCCCTCCGTGTGTATGGACAATATCTTAATCTGGACAGAGATCATAATGGGATGTTGAGTATTAATGAACTAGCTGG TTATGGTTCAGGAACCTTGACTCGAGCTTTCCTTCAAAGAGTTTTCCAGCAATGCCTAACCTACGATGGGGAGATAGACTACAAGACTTATCTAGATCTAGTCCTAGCTCTGGAGAACAGACGCCAGCCGGCAGCCCTAGCATACCTGTTTAGAGTTCTAGACATCAATTCTCAAGGATTTCTTGATGCGTTTACTttgaattatttctttaag GCGATTCAAGAGCAAATGGTAGCCCACGGCGCAGATCCTGTGAATTTCGATGACGTGAAAGACGAAATCTTTGACATGATCAGACCAGAGGATCCATCCAAAATAACTCTGCAGGATTTAGTTAGAAGTGGTCAGGGGCACACGGCCGTGTCCATACTGCTGGAACTTCACGGATTCTGGGCTTACGAGAACCGGGAGGCTTTAGCTGCTGCAGGAGATCATTCCTGA
- the LOC125059525 gene encoding chondroitin sulfate synthase 2: MLSRYVVSQVKHNSFFLVGLALGLWVSLVLVPLEEESECVRTEPVESAVGAGDEWEPQREQRPLGAGAPPARVLQRPRYYSTELGMRAPLLAGVLSSEEALDTRAAAINETAAGLLPALRFFITASSLQLKPGRANVVGFTDTREMLKPFHALKYLADNYLEDYNFFFLVTDTSYINARQLNELISKLSVSQDVYMGAVAEDDTHYCTLEGGILLSNSVLRAVHGELDWCVRNSYSPHHHENIGRCVLHAAHTPCAAALHAANYSAAILTAADAVSDSLPDAVTVHPVTDPGHFHRLHALVSRVRLQRAHDCVGDERTLAAASFRRHPRGYRNATWPPALRADAGLASPPPPTRFDHLRWTRFNATHAFMPDDERAVAALGGATLEAVKLVVREGLAWARRHWDADAELDEGAWCWDPPHALRYRLIVRLAAQDRRAVRQLEAVRPLGAARLAPARYVTETARVTIVAPVSAPPKLAAEALGLLRRYEASLDRDSNTALALVAVGASADDLAALREAIRTLVERRRDARVQLFESPPPDGDSAGVGEPEWREVAARLALETAAPRFPRDALLLLIPGDAEFSEDFLNRARMNTIAGEQWYMPSGFARFAHYAHPRWREADGSRPTVNTGRFEKAPLSLAVSRGDFSDAREAWLTRGGDPSAGPALLLAASSLRCIRAPEPALVRAAAGPPCALADSATCLRRERSRGLGRLHLGARHTLAKLLLSEQALLSAD; encoded by the exons ATGTTATCACGCTACGTGGTGTCGCAAGTGAAACACAACTCCTTCTTCCTGGTGGGGTTAGCGTTAGGTTTATGGGTGTCGCTGGTGTTGGTGCCACTGGAAGAGGAGTCTGAATGTGTTCGAACAGAGCCAGTAGAGTCAGCTGTCGGGGCGGGCGACGAATGGGAGCCGCAACGCGAACAACGACCCCTAGGAGCAGGTGCGCCTCCTGCGCGTGTGCTACAGAGGCCGCGTTACTACTCCACCGAGCTGGGTATGCGTGCACCGTTGCTGGCGGGCGTGCTCAGTTCCGAGGAGGCGCTTGACACGCGCGCGGCTGCCATCAATGAGACAGCAGCGGGCCTGTTACCAGCCCTTCGCTTCTTTATCACAGCCAGTTCCCTTCAGTTAAAACCGGGGCGCGCTAACGTTGTCGGCTTCACAGATACACGGGAGATGTTGAAGCCCTTCCATGCTCTCAAGTATCTGGCAGACAACTACTTGGAGGACTACAACTTCTTTTTCCTTGTGACTGACACCTCATACATTAACGCCCGTCAATTGAATGAACTTATCTCAAAGTTAAGTGTCAGTCAAGATGTGTACATGGGAGCTGTGGCTGAAGATGATACTCATTATTGCACTCTAG AGGGGGGCATCCTGCTGTCGAACTCGGTGCTACGCGCGGTGCACGGAGAGCTGGACTGGTGCGTACGCAACTCGTATTCACCCCACCACCACGAGAACATCGGCCGCTGCGTGCTGCACGCCGCACACACGCCTTGTGCGGCGGCCTTGCACGCCGCGAACTACTCGGCGGCTATCCTTACCGCCGCCGATGCAGTCTCCGACTCGCTGCCCGACGCCGTCACCGTGCACCCCGTCACCGACCCCGGGCACTTTCATCGCCTGCACGCTTTGGTGTCGCGAGTTCGATTGCAACGCGCACACGACTGCGTAGGAGACGAAAGGACGCTCGCGGCCGCAAGCTTCCGTCGTCATCCGCGCGGCTACCGCAACGCGACCTGGCCGCCGGCTCTGCGGGCCGACGCCGGGCTCGCGTCGCCGCCGCCGCCCACCAG GTTCGACCATTTACGTTGGACGCGGTTCAACGCGACGCACGCGTTCATGCCGGACGACGAGCGCGCCGTGGCGGCGCTCGGCGGCGCGACGCTCGAGGCCGTGAAGCTCGTGGTCCGGGAGGGCTTGGCTTGGGCCCGACGACATTGGGACGCCGACGCCGAGCTAGACGAGGGCGCCTGGTGCTGGGACCCGCCGCACGCTCTGCGTTATCGCCTAATCGTCCGGCTCGCAGCGCAGGACCGGCGAGCGGTCCGCCAGCTCGAGGCCGTCCGACCGCTGGGCGCCGCGCGACTCGCTCCCGCCCGCTACGTCACCGAGACCGCGAGGGTCACGATCGTGGCGCCGGTTTCGGCGCCGCCGAAACTTGCCGCCGAAGCTCTCGGGCTTCTCCGCCGTTATGAGGCGTCGCTCGATCGCGACTCGAACACGGCACTCGCGCTCGTCGCCGTCGGGGCCTCGGCAGACGACCTGGCGGCTCTGCGCGAAGCCATCCGCACGCTCGTCGAACGTCGCAGGGACGCGCGCGTGCAGCTGTTCGAGAGTCCGCCGCCAGATGGGGACTCAGCCGGCGTCGGGGAGCCGGAGTGGCGCGAGGTCGCAGCGCGGCTCGCCCTGGAAACGGCGGCGCCTCGCTTCCCCCGCGACGCTCTGTTGCTTTTGATTCCCGGCGACGCAGAGTTCTCGGAGGACTTCCTGAACCGGGCGCGCATGAATACGATCGCGGGCGAGCAGTGGTACATGCCGAGCGGGTTCGCGCGCTTCGCCCACTACGCTCACCCGCGCTGGCGAGAAGCAGACGGCTCGCGACCGACGGTCAACACGGGCCGGTTCGAGAAGGCACCGCTATCGCTGGCCGTGTCCCGCGGCGACTTTTCCGATGCCCGCGAGGCGTGGCTGACGCGCGGCGGCGACCCGTCGGCGGGGCCGGCGCTGCTATTAGCGGCGTCTTCGCTGCGCTGCATCCGAGCTCCGGAGCCGGCTCTGGTGCGTGCCGCCGCGGGTCCGCCCTGCGCCCTCGCCGACTCCGCGACGTGTCTGCGTCGCGAACGATCGCGCGGCCTCGGACGTTTGCACTTGGGCGCGCGACACACGCTGGCCAAGCTGCTCTTGTCCGAACAGGCGCTGCTGTCTGCCGACTGA